A genomic stretch from Chloroflexota bacterium includes:
- a CDS encoding ribonuclease J, giving the protein MPDTLRIIPLGGVGEVGKNITVIEAAGEILVVDCGLAFPEPEMLGIDLVIPDVTYLRENRDRVRAILLTHGHEDHTGGLPYVLPQIPGTPIYTSRLTAGLVTGKLKEHRLLGQTRLEVVEPAVEFRIGAFAITPFRVNHSIPDGMGFAIKTPLGSVVHTGDFKFDHTPPDGRRADLGLIAEIGNHGVEFLLSDSTRAEREGYTLSEKTVGDSLNQLVREASGRVIVATFASNIGRVQQVLDAAWASGRKMVALGRSMEQNIAIALELGYLDPRDGTLSGKDGLQRLPKDKLVVMTTGSQGEPMSGLTRMSNRDHRNITIEPGDTVIISASPIPGNEEAVAKTIDNLFKEGAMVHYEPLVHCHVSGHGSREELKLMLGLVKPRNFIPVHGEYRMLVQHGLLAEGAGVPVDGIFVLENGQVVEFDGTRARLAGSVPAGAVLVDGIAAIDGVDGVVLRDRRALASDGVVMVALTVDRATGQAVSGPDLVGRGFLSDPDDPVMAAACQHLTEALLQPVADAHAAEVGYLKTKIRDTLSRYFFERTKRRPMILPIVMEV; this is encoded by the coding sequence ATGCCAGACACTCTTCGCATCATTCCGCTCGGCGGGGTGGGCGAGGTCGGCAAGAACATCACCGTCATCGAGGCGGCCGGGGAGATCCTGGTCGTCGACTGCGGACTTGCCTTCCCGGAGCCGGAGATGCTCGGGATCGACCTCGTCATCCCGGACGTGACGTACCTGCGCGAGAACCGCGACCGGGTCCGAGCCATCCTGCTGACCCACGGGCACGAGGACCACACCGGTGGGCTGCCCTACGTCCTGCCGCAGATCCCCGGCACCCCGATCTACACCAGCCGCCTGACCGCCGGCTTGGTGACCGGCAAACTGAAGGAGCACAGGCTGCTGGGCCAGACCCGGCTGGAGGTGGTCGAGCCGGCGGTCGAGTTCCGCATCGGCGCCTTCGCCATCACGCCATTCCGCGTCAACCATTCGATCCCGGACGGGATGGGCTTCGCGATCAAGACCCCGCTCGGCTCGGTGGTGCATACCGGCGACTTCAAGTTCGACCACACCCCGCCCGATGGCCGCCGCGCCGACCTTGGCCTCATCGCCGAGATCGGCAATCACGGCGTCGAGTTCCTCCTCTCCGACTCGACACGGGCCGAGCGCGAGGGCTACACCCTCTCCGAGAAGACGGTGGGTGACTCGCTCAACCAGCTCGTCCGGGAGGCGAGCGGGCGCGTCATCGTCGCCACCTTCGCGAGCAACATCGGTCGCGTGCAGCAGGTGCTCGACGCCGCCTGGGCCAGCGGCCGGAAGATGGTGGCGCTGGGGCGCAGCATGGAGCAGAACATCGCGATCGCGCTCGAGCTCGGCTACCTGGACCCGCGCGACGGGACCCTGAGCGGCAAGGACGGGCTCCAACGCCTCCCCAAGGACAAGCTGGTGGTCATGACCACCGGCTCGCAGGGTGAGCCGATGTCCGGCCTGACCCGGATGAGCAACCGCGACCATCGGAACATCACGATCGAGCCGGGCGACACCGTCATCATCTCGGCCTCGCCGATCCCCGGCAACGAGGAGGCGGTCGCCAAGACGATCGACAACCTCTTCAAGGAGGGGGCGATGGTCCACTACGAGCCGCTGGTGCACTGCCACGTATCTGGCCACGGCTCCCGCGAGGAGCTGAAGCTGATGCTCGGCCTGGTGAAGCCGCGGAACTTCATCCCGGTCCACGGCGAGTACCGGATGCTCGTGCAGCACGGGCTGCTGGCCGAGGGGGCCGGCGTTCCGGTCGACGGCATCTTCGTACTGGAGAACGGCCAGGTGGTCGAGTTCGACGGTACCCGGGCGCGGCTGGCCGGCTCGGTTCCGGCCGGAGCGGTCCTGGTCGACGGCATCGCCGCCATCGATGGGGTCGACGGGGTCGTGCTGCGTGACCGCCGCGCCCTCGCCTCTGACGGCGTGGTGATGGTCGCCCTCACTGTCGACCGCGCCACGGGGCAGGCCGTCTCGGGCCCCGACCTGGTCGGGCGCGGTTTCCTCTCCGATCCGGACGATCCGGTCATGGCGGCCGCCTGCCAGCACCTGACCGAGGCCCTGCTGCAGCCGGTTGCGGACGCCCATGCCGCCGAGGTCGGCTATCTGAAGACGAAGATCCGCGATACCCTCTCGCGGTACTTCTTCGAGCGCACCAAGCGACGGCCGATGATCCTGCCGATCGTGATGGAGGTCTGA
- a CDS encoding helix-turn-helix domain-containing protein, giving the protein MTDREPTKLGTVLRTAREARFIDLARVERDTKIRTRYLAALERGDYRDLPEPIYTRGFLRNYGLYLGLDPEYLIDLYRLESGTAVERPAMPAVRRPMAARQGRSLVVSSGAVVAAILTLLVVAFVVYLVGEFVTFAGTPDLRISDPAADVAAWEDTEYTIRGVTEPNSTITTDGLRQNPSTTADAEGAFSVRVGLVPGVNVITLVANDPLTGRDSAAVRRTITVVVPSPTPSLLP; this is encoded by the coding sequence GTGACGGATCGGGAACCCACCAAGCTCGGCACCGTGCTGCGGACCGCGCGTGAGGCGAGGTTCATCGACCTGGCTCGCGTCGAGCGGGACACGAAGATCCGGACCCGCTACCTGGCGGCCCTCGAGCGCGGCGATTACCGCGACCTTCCCGAGCCGATTTACACCCGCGGCTTCCTGCGCAACTACGGCCTGTACCTGGGCCTCGACCCCGAGTACCTGATCGACCTGTATCGGCTCGAGAGCGGAACCGCGGTCGAGCGGCCCGCAATGCCGGCCGTGCGGCGGCCGATGGCGGCGCGCCAGGGCCGATCGCTGGTGGTGAGCTCCGGCGCCGTGGTGGCAGCCATCCTGACCCTGCTGGTCGTCGCTTTCGTGGTCTACCTGGTGGGCGAGTTCGTCACCTTCGCCGGCACTCCCGACCTGCGCATCTCCGACCCTGCTGCCGATGTTGCGGCGTGGGAGGACACGGAGTACACGATCCGCGGGGTCACCGAGCCAAATTCCACCATCACCACCGATGGGTTGCGACAGAACCCCAGCACCACGGCCGATGCCGAGGGCGCGTTCAGCGTCCGCGTCGGCCTCGTTCCGGGAGTCAATGTCATCACCCTCGTCGCCAACGACCCGCTGACCGGTCGGGACAGCGCCGCAGTCCGGCGCACGATTACGGTGGTGGTGCCAAGCCCAACGCCCAGTCTCCTCCCGTAG
- a CDS encoding YajQ family cyclic di-GMP-binding protein, whose amino-acid sequence MADSSFDVVSDFDQQELVNALDQVRREVATRYDFKGAKVSLELGKDEITLHADDEFRAGSVKDLLETKAVRRGLSLKVFDWGKLEPAAGGTVKQRIGLHRGLTSEQAKEIAKMVREQFPKVKPAIQGDAVRVSGKSKDELQGVITHLRGLDYAVALQFINYR is encoded by the coding sequence ATGGCCGATTCTTCGTTCGACGTGGTGAGCGACTTCGACCAGCAGGAGCTGGTCAACGCGCTCGACCAGGTGCGTCGCGAGGTGGCGACGCGCTACGACTTCAAGGGCGCGAAGGTCTCGCTGGAGCTCGGCAAGGACGAGATCACGCTGCATGCCGACGACGAGTTCCGTGCAGGCTCGGTCAAGGATCTGCTCGAGACCAAGGCGGTGCGTCGCGGGCTTTCGCTCAAGGTCTTCGACTGGGGCAAGCTCGAGCCGGCTGCGGGCGGCACCGTGAAACAGCGCATCGGGCTGCACCGCGGACTCACCTCGGAGCAGGCCAAGGAGATCGCAAAGATGGTACGCGAGCAGTTTCCGAAGGTGAAGCCCGCCATCCAGGGCGACGCGGTGCGCGTGTCCGGCAAGAGCAAGGACGAGCTGCAGGGGGTGATCACCCACCTGCGCGGCCTCGACTACGCCGTCGCGCTGCAGTTCATCAACTACCGATGA
- a CDS encoding polyribonucleotide nucleotidyltransferase — protein sequence MKVEADFGGQPFSFEAGKLAEQADGAVLVRYGDTVLLATAVSAQPREGIDFFPMTIDFEERMYAAGKIPGGFIKRESRPSEAAILAMRLTDRPIRPLFPKGYKQEVQIVLTVLSTDQENDPDILAINGASAALAISSIPFLGPVGAVRVGYIDGAFVTNPTNTQLNDSQLDLVVAGTREAVMMVEAGAKILSETVMADAIEYAHAELQHSIDLQEKLAATAGKPKKVPFLGPKADSIVKLGKALGDAKAEFVVFDLETTAMKPENGYIVDLAALRVQDGKVVDRFESLVNPGRAIVGHQIHGLSDGDVDKAPTAAEVLTKFAAWVGEAPVVAHNVGFDLPFLLRHMPHDANWQPAAVYDTLELAYQLYPDAGSYKLADLVRFVFGRDHGAAHRAMPDAEAAAELFIDLTSGLAERLEAIRTDIASEIRRSRSDYNRAEQGERMEDIRRQHGIGSGLMDVLTKATSRELVLSENIRLDGRDTTTIRPISVEVGVLPRTHGSGLFTRGQTQALSIATLGPSSDVQRLDTIAPETEKRYMHHYNFPPYSVGEARPMRGPGRREIGHGALAERALLPVLPSAEEFPYAMRVVSEVVSSNGSTSMASTCGSTLALMDAGVPIKAPVAGAAMGLISDTATGRHAVLTDISGKEDAYGDMDFKVAGTAEGVTALQMDIKVGGIPMAVMRDALEQARVARLFILDKMTAVISASRSELSPYAPRITTIKIPIDKIRDVIGSGGKVIRQIVAETGTQINVEDDGTIQIASVSEENAKKAIAWIEGLTKDVEVGKEYLGKVTRIMNFGAFVEIMPGKEGLVHISQLADYRVAQVEDVVAVGDELMVVVTEIDRMGRVNLSRRAAMERHMAKAGVREES from the coding sequence ATGAAAGTAGAGGCCGACTTCGGCGGCCAGCCCTTCTCGTTCGAGGCGGGCAAGCTCGCCGAGCAGGCCGACGGCGCGGTGCTCGTGCGCTATGGCGACACCGTGCTGCTGGCGACGGCGGTCTCCGCGCAGCCGCGCGAGGGGATCGACTTCTTCCCCATGACGATCGACTTTGAGGAGCGCATGTACGCCGCGGGCAAGATCCCAGGCGGCTTCATCAAGCGCGAATCGCGGCCGTCCGAGGCGGCCATCCTGGCGATGCGCCTCACCGACCGGCCGATACGGCCGCTCTTCCCGAAGGGGTATAAGCAGGAGGTGCAGATCGTCCTGACGGTCCTCTCGACCGACCAGGAGAACGATCCCGACATCCTGGCCATCAACGGGGCATCGGCCGCGCTGGCCATCAGCAGCATCCCGTTCCTGGGCCCCGTCGGGGCGGTGCGCGTCGGCTATATCGACGGCGCCTTCGTCACCAACCCGACCAACACCCAGCTGAACGACAGCCAGCTGGACCTTGTCGTGGCCGGCACCCGCGAGGCCGTGATGATGGTCGAGGCGGGAGCCAAGATCCTGTCCGAGACGGTCATGGCCGATGCGATCGAGTACGCGCATGCCGAGCTGCAGCACAGCATCGACCTTCAGGAGAAGCTGGCGGCCACGGCCGGCAAGCCCAAGAAGGTCCCGTTCCTCGGTCCCAAGGCCGATTCGATCGTGAAGCTGGGGAAGGCGCTCGGCGACGCCAAGGCCGAGTTCGTCGTGTTCGACCTCGAGACCACCGCCATGAAGCCGGAGAACGGCTACATCGTCGACCTGGCCGCCTTGCGTGTGCAGGACGGCAAGGTGGTCGACCGCTTCGAGTCGCTGGTGAATCCGGGGCGCGCGATCGTGGGGCACCAGATCCACGGCCTGAGCGACGGCGACGTCGACAAGGCTCCCACCGCGGCGGAGGTGCTGACCAAGTTCGCGGCCTGGGTCGGTGAGGCGCCGGTGGTCGCCCATAACGTGGGCTTCGACCTCCCGTTCTTGCTCCGCCACATGCCGCACGATGCCAACTGGCAGCCCGCGGCTGTCTACGACACCCTCGAGCTGGCCTACCAGCTCTACCCCGATGCCGGCAGCTACAAGCTCGCCGACCTAGTGCGCTTCGTCTTCGGACGTGACCACGGCGCCGCGCACCGGGCGATGCCCGACGCCGAGGCGGCCGCCGAGCTCTTCATCGACCTGACCAGCGGTCTCGCCGAGCGGCTCGAGGCGATCCGCACCGACATCGCATCCGAGATCCGGCGCAGCCGATCCGACTACAACCGCGCCGAGCAGGGCGAGCGGATGGAGGACATCCGTCGCCAGCACGGTATCGGCTCGGGGCTGATGGATGTCCTGACCAAGGCCACCTCGCGGGAGCTGGTGCTGTCGGAGAACATTCGCCTCGACGGACGCGACACGACCACCATTCGACCGATCAGCGTCGAGGTCGGCGTGCTGCCGCGCACGCACGGCTCCGGCCTCTTCACCCGCGGGCAGACGCAGGCTCTCTCGATCGCGACCCTCGGACCGTCGTCCGATGTGCAGCGCCTCGACACGATCGCACCGGAGACCGAGAAGCGGTACATGCACCACTACAACTTCCCTCCCTACTCGGTCGGCGAGGCGCGGCCCATGCGCGGGCCTGGCCGGCGCGAGATCGGCCACGGTGCGCTCGCCGAGCGGGCCCTGCTGCCGGTCCTCCCGTCCGCGGAGGAGTTCCCCTACGCCATGCGCGTGGTGAGTGAGGTTGTCTCCTCCAACGGCTCGACCTCCATGGCCAGCACCTGCGGATCGACGCTGGCGTTGATGGACGCCGGGGTGCCGATCAAGGCCCCAGTCGCCGGGGCGGCGATGGGCCTCATCTCCGACACCGCCACCGGCCGGCACGCGGTGCTGACCGACATCAGCGGCAAGGAAGATGCCTACGGCGACATGGACTTCAAGGTGGCGGGCACCGCCGAGGGCGTGACCGCGCTGCAGATGGACATCAAAGTGGGCGGCATCCCGATGGCGGTGATGCGCGACGCCCTGGAGCAGGCCCGCGTCGCACGGCTCTTCATCCTCGACAAGATGACCGCGGTCATCAGCGCCAGCCGCAGTGAGCTGTCGCCGTACGCGCCGCGGATCACGACCATCAAGATCCCGATCGACAAGATCCGGGACGTGATCGGCTCCGGTGGCAAGGTGATCCGTCAGATCGTCGCCGAGACCGGCACCCAGATCAATGTCGAGGACGACGGCACCATCCAGATCGCGTCGGTCTCGGAGGAGAACGCCAAGAAGGCGATCGCCTGGATCGAGGGCCTCACCAAGGACGTCGAGGTCGGCAAGGAGTACCTCGGCAAGGTGACCCGCATCATGAACTTCGGCGCGTTCGTCGAGATCATGCCCGGCAAGGAGGGGCTGGTGCACATCAGCCAGCTGGCCGACTATCGGGTGGCGCAGGTCGAGGACGTGGTCGCCGTCGGCGACGAGCTGATGGTGGTGGTGACCGAGATCGACCGCATGGGCCGCGTCAACCTGAGCCGCCGCGCGGCGATGGAGCGGCACATGGCCAAGGCAGGCGTCCGCGAAGAGTCCTGA
- the murC gene encoding UDP-N-acetylmuramate--L-alanine ligase codes for MRAGERIHLIGIAGSGAAGVALLLHHAGARIDGCDADTPSPYTPPLDAAGIPVIIGHDPSHLAGIERVVITPALRASPDLPELLAARAAGLPVVTWQAMLGELMQAEGRIGLAVTGTHGKSTTTALLGHLLEVAGMDPTVEVGAFIPAWGASVRLGAGAPFLVEADEFGDNFLNYRPAGAIVTNVEMDHPDYFADREAVLASMERFVRGMGEDQRLGGRLLLTTAADSGSQALLERLEGWEGRIVRYGPGGEIEARDVAYAGGGATFTLFEHSFASPLAGEHNVLNATAALTLAQELGAPLDALAEGLRTFRGAGRRMELIADTAGVIVYDDYGHHPTEVRATLAAMRQKVGDRRLWAVFEPHMYSRTALFLDEFAHAFTDADEVVIVDIFASRDTDASLRATSAEALADAIERTSAVSTMAGGDVAAATAYVAQHLSPGDAVLVMGAGKSYQIAQGLKAALEGGVLTPSRSLSDR; via the coding sequence ATGCGCGCCGGCGAACGGATCCACCTCATCGGCATCGCCGGCTCAGGGGCAGCGGGGGTGGCGCTCCTGCTGCATCACGCGGGAGCCCGGATCGACGGCTGCGACGCCGATACCCCCTCTCCGTATACACCCCCCCTTGATGCTGCCGGCATCCCGGTCATCATCGGCCACGACCCCTCCCACCTGGCCGGGATCGAGCGGGTGGTCATCACGCCCGCCCTCCGTGCGAGTCCCGATCTGCCCGAGCTGCTCGCGGCGCGAGCCGCGGGCCTCCCGGTCGTCACCTGGCAGGCGATGCTGGGGGAGCTGATGCAGGCCGAGGGCCGCATCGGCCTGGCCGTCACCGGCACGCACGGAAAGTCGACCACCACCGCCCTGCTGGGCCACCTCCTCGAGGTCGCTGGGATGGATCCGACGGTCGAGGTCGGTGCCTTCATCCCTGCCTGGGGCGCAAGCGTCCGGCTTGGCGCGGGAGCGCCGTTCCTGGTCGAGGCCGACGAGTTCGGCGACAACTTCCTCAACTACCGCCCGGCCGGCGCGATCGTCACCAACGTCGAGATGGACCACCCCGACTACTTCGCCGATCGTGAAGCGGTGCTGGCCTCGATGGAGCGCTTCGTGCGCGGGATGGGGGAGGATCAGCGACTTGGCGGCCGTCTGCTGCTCACGACCGCCGCGGACAGCGGCTCCCAGGCGCTCCTGGAGCGCCTCGAAGGCTGGGAAGGCCGGATCGTGCGGTATGGGCCTGGCGGGGAGATCGAGGCGCGTGACGTGGCCTATGCCGGCGGGGGAGCGACATTCACGCTTTTCGAACACTCGTTCGCTTCACCCCTGGCGGGGGAGCACAACGTCCTGAACGCGACCGCTGCATTGACGTTGGCGCAGGAGCTCGGTGCGCCGCTCGATGCGCTGGCCGAGGGGCTCCGGACATTCCGTGGAGCCGGACGACGCATGGAGCTGATCGCCGATACTGCCGGCGTGATCGTCTATGACGACTACGGGCACCATCCGACCGAGGTCCGCGCCACGCTGGCCGCCATGCGCCAGAAGGTCGGTGATCGGCGGCTGTGGGCGGTCTTCGAGCCCCACATGTACTCCCGCACGGCGCTCTTCCTCGACGAGTTTGCTCATGCATTCACCGATGCCGACGAGGTCGTCATCGTCGACATCTTCGCCTCGCGCGACACCGATGCGTCGCTGCGCGCCACCTCCGCCGAGGCCTTGGCCGATGCCATCGAGCGGACCTCTGCGGTGTCGACCATGGCGGGGGGTGATGTCGCAGCGGCCACCGCGTACGTGGCC
- a CDS encoding uracil-DNA glycosylase — protein sequence MGAKELLSEVATEVSGCTRCPLHVGRNQTVPGEGNPLSDVLLVGEGPGAREDATGRPFVGPAGELLDELLGSIGWAREHVFIANVVKCRPPGNRDPEPEEIAACRPYLDRQEAALDPAVIVTLGRHSLRRYLPDARIGEVHGRLRRSGGRFVFPMYHPAAALHQSSLRETLFADMRGLPAALLAAREVIEAERTESVQSIPPEPAPPAPTAETDDAEQMTLF from the coding sequence ATGGGGGCCAAGGAACTCCTCTCTGAGGTTGCGACCGAGGTCAGTGGCTGCACTCGCTGCCCCCTCCACGTCGGCCGGAACCAGACCGTCCCCGGAGAGGGGAACCCGCTGAGCGACGTGCTGCTGGTGGGGGAGGGACCTGGCGCCCGTGAGGACGCGACCGGGCGACCGTTCGTGGGACCTGCGGGCGAGCTGCTGGACGAGCTGCTCGGGTCGATCGGCTGGGCGCGCGAGCACGTCTTCATCGCCAACGTGGTGAAGTGCCGGCCGCCGGGCAACCGCGACCCCGAGCCTGAGGAGATCGCCGCCTGCCGTCCCTACCTCGACCGTCAGGAGGCGGCGCTCGATCCGGCCGTGATCGTCACCCTGGGGCGCCACTCGCTGCGTCGCTACTTGCCCGATGCCCGCATCGGCGAGGTGCACGGCCGGCTGCGGCGATCGGGCGGCCGCTTTGTTTTCCCGATGTACCATCCTGCTGCGGCGCTGCACCAGTCCTCGTTGCGGGAGACGCTCTTCGCAGATATGCGTGGCCTGCCGGCGGCGCTGCTCGCCGCCCGCGAGGTGATCGAAGCCGAGCGGACGGAATCGGTCCAGTCGATCCCGCCCGAACCGGCGCCACCGGCGCCGACGGCTGAGACCGACGACGCCGAACAGATGACCCTCTTCTAG
- a CDS encoding DNA translocase FtsK 4TM domain-containing protein, translating to MTISGRVAREVLALVLVVAAVISTIALFAPDAGLIVKPWHDALSFLLGWGIAFAPALLAGFAFMLWLKTMPAERWMAATGAAILSIGLLGMFHLTGGNGADGVNRGEGGGAIGFAASAALSGAIGAAGAWIVLGLMAVVGLLLYFNMTIGDLVAAWLRRRDERVELAELEARRGAADPRTRLEPAVGALPGQRGLLDRVRTALGGGVDADDEPLILRRARPPESAAPASRPREMPFPIGEVEPAQAVPITVDELESEETAHLAEVEHHEVADAALEVTIRTWDLPEVSLLDDAPASSAAQLDLTAKGQRIRDTLAHFGIGVKVARIQEGPVVTQYALDVEPGIKLSRIEGLADNLALDLKARSIRIQAPIPGEPYVGIEIPNSAFDLVTLKEVLSSPNFEEASGRSRLAFALGQDVAGQPFSADLSRMPHLLIAGATGSGKSVCVNAIICSLLMRASPTEVKLILIDPKRVELAQYKGIPHLLTEVIVDNDKSVNALKWTVGTMESRYHEFAQRGVRNIAGYNEALRPGEPRMPYIVIVIDELADLMMVSAYEVEATITRIAQLARATGIHLVVATQRPSVQVITGLIKANIPSRIAFAMTSGVDSRTILDTVGAEDLLGRGDMLYQPIDAPRAVRLQGVLVTDHEIETVTRHWRAQGGPQYRPEITAPKRDGKAGGRPGEEDDEGDALLTAAVDIVRRSDKASASLLQRRLRIGYARAARILDQMEDRGIVGPADGSRFREVLVTPDGWGGEVSPGEDGE from the coding sequence GTGACCATCAGCGGGCGGGTCGCGCGCGAGGTGCTCGCGCTCGTGCTCGTGGTGGCCGCCGTGATCAGCACCATCGCCCTCTTTGCGCCGGACGCCGGGCTGATCGTCAAGCCCTGGCACGATGCGCTCTCCTTCCTGCTCGGCTGGGGGATCGCATTCGCGCCGGCGCTGCTGGCCGGCTTCGCCTTCATGCTCTGGCTCAAGACCATGCCGGCCGAGCGCTGGATGGCGGCCACCGGCGCGGCGATTCTGTCCATCGGCCTGCTGGGCATGTTCCACCTGACGGGCGGCAACGGTGCCGATGGGGTGAACCGCGGTGAGGGTGGGGGAGCCATCGGCTTCGCCGCGTCGGCCGCGCTGAGCGGCGCGATCGGCGCCGCCGGGGCATGGATCGTGCTGGGCCTGATGGCGGTCGTCGGCCTGCTGCTCTATTTCAACATGACGATCGGCGACCTGGTGGCGGCCTGGCTGCGGCGGCGCGACGAGCGAGTCGAGCTGGCGGAGCTGGAGGCGCGGCGAGGCGCTGCCGATCCCCGCACCCGGCTCGAGCCGGCCGTCGGTGCCTTGCCTGGGCAGCGCGGATTGCTGGACCGGGTCCGGACCGCCCTGGGTGGGGGAGTGGACGCCGACGACGAGCCGCTGATCCTGCGTCGCGCCCGGCCACCGGAGAGCGCCGCGCCTGCGTCGCGCCCGCGCGAGATGCCATTTCCGATCGGGGAGGTCGAGCCGGCCCAGGCCGTGCCGATCACGGTCGACGAGCTGGAGAGCGAGGAGACCGCGCACCTGGCGGAGGTTGAGCACCACGAGGTGGCCGATGCCGCGCTCGAGGTCACCATCCGCACCTGGGACCTGCCAGAGGTTTCCCTCCTGGACGACGCCCCGGCCAGCAGCGCCGCCCAGCTCGACCTGACCGCCAAGGGCCAGCGCATTCGCGACACGCTTGCCCACTTCGGGATCGGGGTCAAGGTTGCTCGCATCCAGGAAGGGCCGGTCGTCACGCAGTACGCACTGGACGTGGAGCCGGGGATCAAGCTTTCGCGCATCGAGGGCCTGGCCGACAACCTTGCACTCGATCTCAAGGCCCGCAGCATCCGGATCCAGGCGCCGATCCCGGGCGAGCCGTACGTCGGGATCGAGATCCCGAACAGTGCCTTCGACCTGGTCACGCTCAAGGAGGTCCTCAGCTCCCCGAACTTCGAGGAGGCGTCGGGACGCAGCAGGCTCGCCTTTGCACTGGGCCAGGATGTCGCCGGCCAGCCGTTCAGCGCGGACCTGTCGCGCATGCCGCACCTGCTGATCGCGGGAGCGACGGGATCGGGCAAGAGCGTGTGCGTCAACGCGATCATCTGCTCGCTGCTGATGCGCGCGTCGCCGACCGAGGTGAAGCTGATCCTGATCGACCCGAAGCGGGTCGAGCTGGCCCAGTACAAGGGGATCCCGCACCTGCTGACCGAGGTGATCGTCGACAACGACAAGTCGGTCAACGCCCTGAAGTGGACGGTCGGCACCATGGAGAGCCGGTATCACGAGTTCGCGCAGCGCGGCGTGCGCAACATCGCCGGCTACAACGAGGCGCTGCGTCCGGGTGAGCCGCGGATGCCGTACATCGTGATCGTGATCGACGAGCTGGCCGACCTGATGATGGTCAGCGCCTACGAGGTGGAGGCCACCATCACCCGCATCGCGCAGCTGGCGCGGGCCACCGGCATTCACCTCGTGGTCGCCACCCAGCGTCCATCGGTGCAGGTCATCACCGGCCTGATCAAGGCCAACATCCCGTCGCGCATCGCGTTCGCGATGACCAGTGGGGTGGACTCGCGCACCATCCTGGACACGGTCGGGGCCGAGGACCTGCTGGGACGCGGGGACATGCTGTACCAGCCGATCGACGCACCTCGCGCCGTCCGCCTGCAGGGTGTCCTCGTCACCGATCACGAGATCGAGACGGTCACCCGACACTGGCGCGCGCAGGGTGGCCCGCAATACCGTCCCGAGATCACCGCCCCCAAGCGTGATGGCAAGGCCGGCGGGCGCCCCGGCGAGGAGGATGACGAGGGGGACGCCCTGCTCACCGCGGCGGTGGACATCGTTCGCCGCTCGGACAAGGCATCGGCCTCGCTGCTGCAGCGCCGCCTGCGGATCGGCTACGCCCGCGCAGCCAGGATCCTCGACCAGATGGAGGACCGTGGCATCGTCGGCCCGGCCGACGGGAGTCGCTTTCGCGAGGTCCTCGTCACGCCCGATGGATGGGGAGGCGAGGTCAGTCCCGGCGAGGACGGGGAGTGA
- the rpsO gene encoding 30S ribosomal protein S15, producing MPLAGDTKSAIMDDYATHDGDTGSPEVQIALLTERIKSLTEHLRTYQNDNHSRRGLLKLVGQRRRLLAYLVRNDVDRYRAVIGRLGLRR from the coding sequence GTGCCGCTCGCTGGAGACACAAAGAGCGCGATCATGGACGACTACGCCACACACGATGGCGATACCGGATCCCCCGAGGTGCAGATCGCGCTCCTCACCGAGCGCATCAAGTCGCTGACCGAGCACCTGCGCACCTACCAGAACGACAACCATTCGCGCCGCGGGCTGCTCAAGCTCGTCGGTCAGCGCCGAAGGCTGCTGGCCTACCTCGTCCGCAACGACGTGGATCGCTACCGCGCGGTGATCGGTCGACTGGGCCTGCGCCGCTAA
- a CDS encoding CinA family protein: protein MSPPSEAELARLGAQLGDALRARHWRVATAESSTGGLIGHVITMTPGASDYYAGGAISYSNLAKELALGVPRELIEAHGAVSEEVAASMAVGAAQRFDTDVGISVTGIAGPEGGSDRKPVGTHYLGVVRRGHPARVEHHVFVHDRDGNRAAAAMASLELALDEVSVAG, encoded by the coding sequence ATGAGTCCGCCCAGCGAGGCCGAGCTGGCTCGCCTGGGTGCTCAGCTGGGGGACGCCCTGCGCGCACGGCATTGGCGCGTGGCGACCGCAGAGTCGTCGACCGGCGGCCTGATCGGGCATGTCATCACCATGACCCCGGGCGCCAGCGACTACTACGCCGGTGGCGCGATCTCCTACTCGAACCTTGCCAAGGAGCTCGCGCTGGGCGTCCCGCGGGAGCTGATCGAGGCACACGGGGCGGTCTCCGAGGAGGTGGCGGCCTCCATGGCGGTGGGTGCGGCGCAACGCTTCGATACCGATGTGGGGATCAGCGTCACGGGGATCGCCGGCCCAGAGGGAGGCAGCGACCGCAAGCCGGTGGGAACGCATTACCTGGGCGTGGTCCGGCGTGGCCACCCGGCCCGCGTCGAGCACCACGTCTTCGTCCACGATCGCGATGGCAACCGGGCCGCCGCCGCCATGGCGTCGCTGGAGCTGGCGCTCGACGAGGTCTCGGTGGCGGGCTGA